The following proteins come from a genomic window of Solea solea chromosome 3, fSolSol10.1, whole genome shotgun sequence:
- the adgra3 gene encoding adhesion G protein-coupled receptor A3, whose translation MRVDLQLFVILLLGCGGVSSLPSDCKSYDERSKSAGKSSSTDRKVVCSNMELHQVLPPDSFPNRTVTLILNNNKIQELRNGSFIGLSALEKLDLRSNIISHVEPGAFLGLPALKRLDLSNNSIGCLNMDIFKGLTSLIRLNLSGNMFSSLAQGTFDSLVSLKALEFQTPYLLCDCNLAWLLRWIKERNIAVKNTKCSYPQSLQSQPITSIRPELLTCDAPLELPSFQLTPSQRQVVFQGDSLPFQCQASFVAEDMQVLWYQDGRMVMPDAAQGIFIEKRMVQNCSLIASALTISNIQPGFTGNWECRIWTSRGNTTRTVHIVVLESSTKYCTPERTSNNKGEFRWPRTLAGFKAYLPCNRLPASAGTYSGSSVEEQQAWRYCDREGLWAEDDYSRCQFQKDVTRFLYVINQMPLNESNVVPRARRLLVYTIDAANFSDKMDIIFVAEMIEKFGKFVEKFKDLGEVMVSMASNLMLADERVLWMAQREAMACSRIIACLQRIAVFRLAAAQAFSLTSPNIALEAHTVRANDWNGMSCMLFQRLSPERTPNQDRQLTFKCNTTSSFSSILHKSTVVEASLQLPQSLFAQAALPGQTEDPVFKLHLLAFRNGKFFPSTGNSSQLADGGKRRSVATPVIMAKIDGMSLHVLRTPVNITLRRFARGSDPVSACWNFSLAGGQGGWQSDGCRILGHHDNFTTISCNSLGNYGLLMDLSNVEYLAPTIQPLHPVIYATSIILLLCLLTIIVSYIYHHRSVRVSRKFWHMLVNLCFHISLTCGVFVGGINQTRYASVCQAVGILLHYSTLATALWVGVTARNIYKQVTRKAKRYEELDEPPPPPRPMLRFYLIGGGIPIIVCGITAAANIKNYGSRTNAPYCWMAWEPSIGAFYGPVGFIIFVDCMYFLSILLQLRRHPERRYELKEPNEEHQHLAPANTEVGPDGPHSPCLPLTLQLHPHDAASSMMSTPHTVPLSALENEHTFSAQLMGAAGALGLYAALWVFGAMAVSQDHPYDLAFTCLFGVAALALGAFMVAHHCVNRQDMRRYWSQACCSGRRAYSAQEDVLLSQPDVAMTSTAGSANKADGESTKCGHSSADSSYTNKSAPSMRNSNHGSKLTNLHAEAAQCKSASAPVMANGTAILDNSLTEHSLDNEIKMHVAPVEVQFRPVNNVNNPTAATNGHTGRHHKNRARTHRASRLTVLREYAYDVPTSVEGSVQSVSHRRHHHYDVAARISRRAAYMAYRERHQSQLQHDSSDSASLPRRSRYSEMEGVSSVVGNGTLVTIETERVATVATSSSSKDSGAMKQPGSTELESEPKSYGLNLVTQNGGILKENGQALPLINTESAAAVKTGLWKHETTV comes from the exons aGACTTGTCCAACAACAGCATTGGCTGTTTGAACATGGATATCTTCAAGGGCCTCACCAGTCTGATAAGATT aaaccTTTCTGGGAACATGTTCTCCTCTTTGGCTCAGGGAACCTTTGACAGCTTGGTGTCTCTGAAAGCGCT CGAGTTTCAGACTCCTTACCTGCTGTGCGACTGCAACCTTGCGTGGCTGTTGCGTTGGATCAAAGAGAGGAACATCGCCGTCAAGAACACCAAGTGCTCTTACCCTCAGTCTCTTCAGAGTCAGCCGATTACCTCCATCAGACCAGAGCTCCTTACCTGTG ACGCTCCACTTGAGCTACCCTCCTTCCAGCTGACTCCGTCCCAGCGACAGGTTGTCTTTCAGGGGGACAGCCTGCCGTTCCAGTGTCAGGCTTCCTTTGTGGCCGAGGACATGCAGGTGCTGTGGTACCAGGACGGCCGCATGGTCATGCCCGACGCCGCCCAGGGCATTTTCATCGAAAAACGCATGGTGCAGAACTGCTCTCTGATTGCCAG TGCGTTGACCATCTCAAACATCCAGCCTGGGTTTACTGGGAACTGGGAATGCCGCATCTGGACAAGCAGGGGCAACACCACCAGGACGGTTCATATAGTGGTGCTGGAGAGTTCTACCAAGTACTGCACTCCTGAACGCACTTCTAACAACAAAGGAGAGTTCAG GTGGCCCCGCACCCTGGCAGGGTTCAAAGCCTACCTTCCCTGCAACAGGCTGCCAGCAAGCGCAGGCACCTACTCGGGCAGCTCAGTTGAAGAGCAGCAGGCGTGGCGCTACTGTGATCGCGAGGGACTGTGGGCGGAGGACGACTACTCTCGCTGCCAGTTTCAGAAAGATGTCACCAGATTTCTCTACGTCATCAACCAG ATGCCTTTGAACGAAAGCAACGTGGTTCCCAGGGCCCGACGTCTTTTGGTCTACACCATCGATGCCGCCAACTTCTCAGACAAGATGGACATCATCTTTGTAGCTGAGATGATTGAGAAGTTTGGCAAGTTTGTTGAGAAGTTTAAAGAT TTAGGCGAGGTGATGGTGAGCATGGCCAGTAACTTGATGCTGGCCGACGAGAGGGTGCTGTGGATGGCTCAGCGTGAAGCCATGGCCTGCTCTCGCATCATCGCCTGCCTCCAGAGGATTGCCGTCTTCCGCCTGGCAGCAGCACAAGCCTTCTCTCTG ACGTCCCCCAACATAGCACTGGAGGCCCACACTGTTCGGGCCAACGACTGGAACGGAATGAGCTGCATGTTGTTCCAGCGGCTCAGCCCTGAACGGACGCCCAACCAGGACCGCCAGCTCACATTTAAATGCAACACCACCAGCTCATTCTCCAGCATACTTCACAAG AGCACTGTTGTTGAGGCTTCCCTGCAGCTTCCTCAGTCTCTCTTTGCCCAGGCTGCACTCCCTGGGCAGACAGAAGACCCAGTATTTAAGCTCCACCTATTGGCCTTCCGGAATGGCAAGTTTTTTCCCTCCACTGGCAACTCTTCCCAGTTGGCAGACGGGGGGAAAAGGAGGAGTGTAGCTACACCTGTCATCATGGCTAAGATAG ATGGCATGTCCCTACATGTCCTGCGGACTCCTGTCAACATCACCCTGCGGCGGTTTGCCCGTGGCTCAGATCCTGTGTCTGCCTGCTGGAACTTCAGCCTGGCGGGAGGACAGGGAGGATGGCAGAGTGATGGCTGCCGCATCCTGGGCCATCACGACAATTTCACCACCATATCCTGCAATTCCCTCGGCAACTATGGCCTGCTCATG GACCTCAGCAATGTGGAGTATTTGGCTCCAACTATCCAGCCCCTACATCCTGTCATCTACGCCACCAGCATTATActgctcctctgtctgctcACCATCATTGTGAGCTACATCTATCATCACAG GTCTGTCCGCGTGAGCCGCAAGTTTTGGCACATGTTGGTCAACCTCTGTTTCCACATCTCCCTCACGTGTGGGGTCTTTGTTGGTGGCATCAATCAGACCCGCTACGCCAGTGTCTGCCAAGCA GTGGGAATCTTGCTGCACTATTCAACTTTGGCCACAGCTCTGTGGGTTGGCGTGACTGCACGCAACATCTACAAGCAGGTGACTCGAAAGGCCAAGCGCTATGAAGAGCTGGACGAGCCCCCGCCACCCCCACGGCCTATGCTGAG GTTCTACTTAATCGGTGGAGGGATACCCATCATCGTCTGTGGGATCACTGCAGCAGCCAACATCAAAAACTACGGAAGTCGGACCAATGCGCCATA CTGCTGGATGGCATGGGAGCCTAGCATCGGGGCTTTTTATGGCCCGGTAGGATTCATCATTTTCGTCGACTGCATGTACTTCCTCAGCATCTTGCTCCAGTTGCGGCGTCACCCTGAGCGCCGCTACGAGCTCAAGGAGCCAAACGAAGAGCACCAGCACCTGGCTCCAGCCAACACTGAGGTCGGGCCCGATGGTCCACACAGTCCCTGCCTTCCCCTCACCCTCCAGCTCCACCCTCACGATGCTGCGTCCTCCATGATGTCCACTCCCCACACCGTGCCTCTGTCTGCCCTGGAGAATGAGCACACCTTTTCTGCCCAGCTGATGGGTGCTGCAGGGGCATTAGGGCTATATGCAGCCCTCTGGGTGTTTGGAGCCATGGCTGTTTCACAGGACCACCCCTATGACTTGGCTTTTACCTGCTTGTTTGGGGTGGCTGCTCTGGCACTGGGGGCATTCATGGTGGCGCATCACTGCGTCAACAGACAGGATATGCGACGCTATTGGTCCCAGGCTTGTTGCTCTGGGAGGCGAGCCTACTCCGCACAGGAGGACGTCCTTCTGTCTCAGCCAGACGTGGCGATGACATCCACAGCGGGGTCTGCTAATAAGGCAGACGGGGAGTCAACTAAGTGTGGCCACAGCAGCGCCGACTCTTCCTACACAAATAAAAGCGCACCCAGCATGCGCAACTCCAACCATGGCAGCAAGCTGACCAATCTGCATGCAGAGGCGGCCCAGTGCAAGTCCGCCTCAGCACCGGTGATGGCTAATGGTAcagccattttggacaacagcCTGACTGAGCACTCACTAGACAATGAAATTAAGATGCACGTAGCACCAGTCGAGGTGCAGTTCCGCCCAGTGAACAACGTCAACAATCCCACAGCTGCCACCAACGGACACACAGGCAGGCATCACAAAAACCGAGCGCGAACACACAGAGCAAGTCGCCTGACCGTGTTGCGAGAGTACGCATATGATGTGCCGACCAGCGTGGAAGGCAGCGTGCAGAGTGTCTCTCACAGGCGGCACCATCACTACGATGTTGCAGCGCGCATTAGCCGCCGAGCGGCCTACATGGCCTACAGGGAGCGGCATCAGAGCCAGCTGCAACATGACAGCAGTGACAGTGCAAGCCTGCCGCGACGTTCCCGCTACTCAGAGATGGAGGGTGTCAGCAGCGTTGTGGGGAATGGGACGCTGGTGACCATAGAGACTGAGCGCGTTGCCACTGTGGCCACGTCGAGCTCAAGTAAAGACTCTGGTGCCATGAAGCAGCCGGGCAGCACAGAATTAGAAAGCGAGCCCAAGTCGTATGGACTTAACCTCGTCACACAAAATGGTGGCATACTGAAAGAAAATGGGCAAGCCTTGCCTTTGATAAACACAGAAAGTGCAGCCGCTGTAAAGACTGGATTGTGGAAACATGAAACTACTGTGTAG